In the Jatrophihabitans endophyticus genome, one interval contains:
- a CDS encoding glutamate--cysteine ligase: MHIDFSPSPRTSLGVEWELELVDLDTRELTGASDALLAAISPEGDGEHPKAKHELLQSCVEVITGVCTTVAEARADLAGTVGELQGPAAERNVGLMCSGTHPMTDWSTQRVTDTERYHQLIERNQWLARQLQIFGVHVHCGVRAPEKAIPIVNALLGYLPHFLSLSASSPYWIGSDTGLASYRSKVFEALPTAGLPYQLGGWEEFEKYMDILIHSHAIESIREVWWDIRPHPNFGTVELRICDGLPSLDEISCVAALAQCLVERFDHQLDDGYTLPEPRPWLVRENKWRAARYGLDAEIVVDNTGRVQPVTEAITNLVEDLLPLARRLDCAAELELIPKLIERGASYQRQRACAAAHEGKLEPVVDLLIGEMRDGLNL, encoded by the coding sequence ATGCACATCGACTTCTCGCCCTCGCCGCGGACGAGCCTCGGCGTCGAGTGGGAGCTCGAGCTCGTCGACCTCGACACCCGTGAGCTCACCGGCGCGTCCGACGCGCTGCTGGCCGCGATCTCGCCGGAGGGCGACGGCGAGCACCCGAAGGCGAAGCACGAGCTGCTGCAGTCCTGCGTCGAGGTCATCACCGGCGTGTGCACCACCGTCGCCGAGGCCCGCGCCGACCTCGCCGGCACCGTGGGCGAGCTGCAGGGGCCGGCTGCCGAGCGCAACGTCGGCCTCATGTGCAGCGGCACCCACCCGATGACCGACTGGTCCACGCAGCGTGTGACCGACACCGAGCGCTACCACCAGCTCATCGAGCGCAACCAGTGGTTGGCCCGCCAGCTGCAGATCTTCGGCGTGCACGTCCACTGCGGCGTGCGGGCGCCGGAGAAGGCGATCCCGATCGTCAACGCGCTGCTGGGCTACCTGCCGCACTTCCTGTCGCTGTCGGCGTCCTCGCCGTACTGGATCGGCTCCGACACCGGACTCGCGTCCTACCGCTCCAAGGTGTTCGAGGCGCTGCCGACCGCCGGCTTGCCCTACCAGCTCGGCGGGTGGGAGGAGTTCGAGAAGTACATGGACATCCTCATCCACTCGCACGCGATCGAGTCGATCCGCGAGGTGTGGTGGGACATCCGGCCGCACCCCAACTTCGGGACGGTCGAGCTGCGCATCTGCGACGGCCTGCCCTCGCTGGACGAGATCAGCTGCGTCGCCGCACTCGCGCAGTGCCTGGTCGAGCGCTTCGACCACCAGTTGGACGACGGCTACACGCTGCCGGAGCCGCGGCCCTGGCTGGTGCGCGAGAACAAGTGGCGCGCGGCGCGGTACGGCCTCGACGCCGAGATCGTCGTCGACAACACCGGCCGCGTGCAGCCGGTCACCGAGGCGATCACCAACCTGGTCGAGGATCTGCTGCCGCTCGCGCGCCGGCTCGACTGCGCCGCCGAGCTCGAGCTCATCCCCAAGCTCATCGAGCGCGGCGCGAGCTACCAGCGACAGCGTGCCTGCGCGGCCGC
- a CDS encoding potassium/proton antiporter, which translates to MHDLLPYGRVVLYAALAVLLAVASNRLTEWTRIPAPALFLAAAAVASNLVPELGHLDIVTDQRIVTIALVVILFDGGMHIGWRRMRPALGGVLWLGVAGTLVTTAALAVAVHLVLGWQWQTALVLGAALAPTDPAVVFSVLGRREISGRSGTLLEGESGANDPVGIALMISLLGATGGGLGAVGSGVGHFALQLVVGGVVGVLGGWFLLYLMRRMPLPNPALYPVQTLAVAFALFGVATVAEGSGYLAVFVAGILVGDERAPYKREIEHFAGALAGLAEIVAFTVLGLSVDLHDVLSADRLWTGLLVAAVLILLARPLFVGLVLAPLSLTRGERGFVLFAGLKGAVPILLGTYVLVEGGERAHEIYDIVFVVVLVSVVVQGGLVPTVAKLLRVPMRTVEAEPWALGMRFRDEPEGLHRYVVAAGSRADGCTVADLDVGQNFWISMVSRQGRLVQVRGETVLRPGDEVLALADADDAPDDVFAP; encoded by the coding sequence GTGCACGACCTCCTGCCCTACGGACGGGTCGTGCTCTACGCCGCGCTCGCCGTGCTCCTCGCCGTCGCATCCAACCGACTCACCGAGTGGACGCGGATCCCGGCGCCGGCGCTGTTCCTCGCCGCCGCGGCGGTGGCGTCCAACCTCGTCCCCGAGCTCGGCCACCTCGACATCGTCACCGACCAACGCATCGTCACCATCGCGCTCGTCGTCATCCTCTTCGACGGCGGGATGCACATCGGTTGGCGCCGGATGCGGCCCGCGCTCGGCGGGGTCCTGTGGCTGGGCGTGGCGGGGACGCTGGTCACGACGGCCGCCCTGGCCGTGGCGGTGCACCTGGTGCTCGGCTGGCAGTGGCAGACCGCGCTCGTCCTCGGCGCGGCGCTGGCGCCCACCGACCCGGCGGTCGTGTTCTCCGTCCTGGGGCGCCGGGAGATCTCCGGCCGTTCGGGCACCCTGTTGGAAGGGGAGTCCGGCGCGAACGACCCGGTCGGGATCGCGTTGATGATCAGCCTGCTGGGCGCGACCGGAGGTGGGCTCGGCGCGGTCGGCAGCGGCGTCGGGCACTTCGCGCTGCAGCTGGTCGTCGGTGGCGTCGTCGGGGTCCTCGGCGGCTGGTTCCTGCTGTACCTCATGCGCCGCATGCCACTGCCCAACCCGGCGCTATACCCGGTGCAGACGCTGGCCGTGGCCTTCGCGCTGTTCGGCGTCGCGACGGTTGCGGAGGGGTCCGGATATCTCGCCGTGTTCGTGGCCGGCATCCTCGTCGGCGACGAGCGGGCCCCCTACAAGCGCGAGATCGAGCACTTCGCCGGCGCGCTGGCCGGGCTCGCCGAGATCGTGGCCTTCACCGTGCTGGGGCTGTCGGTCGACCTGCACGACGTGCTCTCGGCCGATCGGCTGTGGACCGGCCTGCTCGTGGCGGCGGTGCTGATCCTCCTCGCCCGGCCGTTGTTCGTCGGGCTCGTCCTCGCGCCGCTGTCCCTCACGCGTGGCGAGCGCGGTTTCGTCCTGTTCGCCGGGCTGAAGGGTGCCGTGCCCATCCTGCTCGGCACCTACGTCCTCGTGGAGGGCGGCGAGCGGGCGCACGAGATCTACGACATCGTCTTCGTCGTGGTGCTGGTCTCGGTGGTCGTGCAGGGCGGTCTGGTCCCGACCGTCGCGAAGCTGCTGCGGGTGCCCATGCGGACCGTCGAGGCCGAGCCGTGGGCGCTCGGCATGCGGTTCCGTGACGAGCCGGAGGGGCTGCACCGCTACGTGGTCGCCGCCGGCTCCCGTGCGGACGGCTGCACCGTCGCCGACCTGGACGTCGGCCAGAACTTCTGGATCAGCATGGTGAGCCGCCAAGGGCGGCTCGTGCAGGTGCGCGGGGAGACCGTGCTGCGGCCCGGGGACGAAGTGCTCGCGCTGGCCGACGCCGACGACGCCCCGGACGACGTCTTCGCCCCCTAG